In the genome of Brachypodium distachyon strain Bd21 chromosome 3, Brachypodium_distachyon_v3.0, whole genome shotgun sequence, the window GTACGTCTCCCCATCTTCGCGTGAGTGGGACATGTTTTCCAGTGCCTTCCATCCCCAAGCTCGATTGGAACCAATTCTTTccgcgtcgccgtcgccgaccagTGTTCCTCCCTCCGTCCTTGGATTTCTTCTCTGGTCACCGGCCACCCCGCCATCCTCCGCCCCCCTCTCTCATCTGTGGAGGGCGACGCCGCCAGCCCGCCACAGAGCAGGTTTCGGCCCCTTCCCTTGGCTGCCCTCATCCATGACCATGAGGACGGCGCGGTCGCGGATCCTCTGGACGCTCCAACAGCCAGGGTCGCTAAGAAGGGGAGAAAGGAGGTGAGACTGCCCCTCCCTCTGCCCAAACCAACACAGTTATTCTCGCCTCTCGGTGTCGGCGCCCAGGCGGCCACCGCTCATCGCACCTCCCTCCGTCCAGGCCAACACAGCCAGCCTTTGCCACTCTCTCATCTTTGGATGGCAACGAACGCCGCCAGGCCCGCCAGCCCACCACAGAGCAGGTCCCAGTCCTGCCCTCATCCTTGAGGAAGCCCCTGTGCTGCCTGTCCTTCAGGCGCTCCAGCAGCCAGCGAGTTGCCGGGCTGTGGGTACGGACGGGTCAGGCCTGGGCTCGCTGCTCTTCTCCCCCTCTCTTTCTCATTCGCCAGCCACAGATCCCCGGCTCGCTTCCACCACCGGCGTCCGTGAGCTCACTGCTCACCTCCGCAACTGGTCAAATCCCCACTGCCACAGTGCCACCTGCGCCAGTGACTTAGCTTGATCAGGTATTTTTATTTGCATAGTTTCCCATGAGGTGGAAATTTCCAGTGTTATAGGGATTCATGAATCCGTGGGCATGATTCAGGGTGTCTGatttggcaaaaacaactgGTCACATTTAACCCTAGAAATGTATAGATCGTGTTGGATATTCATGGCAAGGAGGGATACACGCACTATTGAATGTTCTTGGCAAGGAGACACACGCACGCGCACATGAGTCAGAGTATTTCAGTAGAACTATAGCATTTTCACTATAAGTAATTGGAGACAGAAGTCTGCTCATTCAAGTTTTACTTTTTCTCTTGTATTGTAACTGAAGGTTAACAAGCCCAAGTTTTCGTCATTGTCAGTATCATAGTCTCGATGTGTAAGTGTGACCGCAATTTCTGTATACTTGTAATCCCCGACGCTGGATGATTTCATTGTTGCATATTTGTTCGGCGCAATGTATCGTTAGTGCAGAGTAGAAAATGACATGATTTCGGCTAAACTCTACCAGATTAAGTTGTGACTGAATTATGCTTTCTTCTGTCTCAAAATGGAAAAGGCTAAGAAGGAAGGTACAGTTTAAATATCCAACCGCTGATGGGGTCGGTACCATCATGCTTAAGAGAAGCAATTTTCTATGCTCACTATTATGAGTTTCCTTTTCACTGAGTCAACTTCTTACCAGCTGCAGTGGTATGAATGTTAATTCCTTTTAAGTTCTAGGTGCTCACCAAAAGTTTTTTTCTGAGTCTGAAGCTGCAATTGATCGAAAATGTTTGTTAGGTTTATTTCTAATTGCCTCCATATAGAAGGTAAATTATTATTTGATTCTCAATGGAAACTTTTCTCAGGGTAAGATAAGATTTTTCTCTGTAGCTTTATTTACTTACGTAAATGTTATTCTCCTGTAAAGTCTTTTGAGTTAACCATTTAAGATAGGTATAAGTTATAACACATGGATTAATTCATAAGCATTTACTATCACTAATACATGTTTTGTAAGCATTACTATCTTAAGCCCTTTAGAACTATCGTTTACAATCCAGGGTGAAGCTAGATTCAATTCTTTGCCTTACAATTGAACTATCTTTTACATCAAAAGATCATAGCTGATGTGTGTCAGATAAAACTTGAGAAATATATGTACAGGTCAAGAAATTTTTGTGCATATCAGATTATCATTTAGCAGAGAGCAGGTCTTGGTCAAGGAAAAGTCCATACTGAATAAGCTCCAGGTGTATATGTTCATCATTCGATACTTGAAAGCTGCAACTGGTGGCAAGGTCATAACACAGTGACCCGTTCTCCGTAACGCTGCCCCTGATTTCACTCATTGAGGTGTAACGTGCAATTTATTGTTGTCAGCAACGCAGCTGGAGAACATGGAAACTGGCTTAAGCTGGTTCTGTACTCGACGTGACTCCACCGTCGAGCGATACCGTGAAGCACCAGACTGGCTTTGCTGACTTACAGTTGTTGTTGTACATATTTTTCCTGATTTAATCTTTCTTAGTGCGAAATCTGATAATTTGCATCAGAGCCTAACCGCACTCTAAACTAAATTGCGATGCTCACATGCTACTCTGATCATGTCATCTACTTTCTGAAATCTGCTTATTTACATCAAACCCGAATATCACGTTATATTGTGTTTTCTCACATGCTATGGTGACCAAATTATTGCTTCCTACTTAATGTGCATACTTCACATGCACCGGCAACAAACTTATCAGGCACGTGTAATGTGTATAAGAATTCTATTGGCTTATGTAGTTTTGTTAATTAGTGGGCTAAGAATTCTATTGGCTTATAAGAATTCCTCCACAACATTTTGTTTTAAATTATATTTCGCCCATGCTTTAGGTTGAAAGAATCCAGATTCGTACTTCCACAAGTAATTTCAAATAAACTTGCAATGCACATGGTAGTTACTAAAGATGTCTACTCACTTTTAGGCGTGTGGATATTACAGTCTCGCAAGAGCAtgttgttgatttttttagtttATTTTGTAAGTTTGATTCTGACTGATGGTGTTTACCCACGAtgcttctttcctttcctgtattgtttttttttggaaggtgaagaagctctTGCAGAGAAACACCTCTTGGTGTGGTTGTGGAGTCATAGATGCATGACTCCACCCATCAGGATTCAAATCTTGGTGTTGTATGTTTATCGGGTGACTGCGTAGAGGAAATATTGATAGATGTGAGCGGGAGAATATGAAATTTTTGCTCCATCGACGTCTTGCCCTCACAAAGACATGAGATATGTAAAAATCAAACATGATTCGTGaattatatttattttgtaaaAATCTAACAACAAAGAATGTTATGGTTTTGTATCAATGCAATGTGGTTCCGTAGCAGCACACGGGCACCTTACTAGTGtttatagatacatgtaatatttcgacaagtaatatcgGTCGGAAAGAGTATATGAATAATctttgaaaataaaatgaaaataatcAAAAAATGGAGAAAACATAGACCTAGGTCAAACAAGTCTAAGTACATATAGTACATACATTTACAGATGGAGAGAATTTAAATTTACTACCCATGTTTTTAAATATGTAAACACTAATATACGTAATACCAAACAAATGCTGTTTATTATATTTAATAGCAGGCCTAGTGATAGTTGCATACGCTTTTGATTTTTTCTACGAAGCCGCCGATCAAAATTaacaaagtttgacttaaaaTAACCCTAAACGTGCtgatatttagaaacagagtgACTACTACATGGTTATGGAGCAGTTCACGACCACTGGCCCACCGGGGCGTGGCAACATGCGATCGTCACCCTTACATAGGTTCTTCTTGAAGCTGTTCGTCGTGGCAGTCAAAGACTTAACCGACGGACGCATCGACGTGCTGgtcaaaaattcaaataaaagaaagtCAGCCCGTGCAAGTGCAACGACAGACAGAAAGAAAGTCGGACCCCTTAAAAAACGGTCCTACGGTCTGGTACGACGCGTGCACACGAGGGCCCTTCTAGGAAAAGAAATAGACCGCCCGCAGTTTCCTTGTTCGGCCCAGCCCCCAGCGCTCCGCCGTGCGTCACGTCGCAGCCAACACTTCGATCCCCAGCTGGAACCGCGGCTTCGCTTACGTACGCTGACGCTCTGACGCTGACGCCCACGCTGACGCCTGTGTGCTCGCCCCGCACTCCACGCGACGCTCCCGCGACCGCGAGACCACCGAGACGCACGGAAGAGGCGAAGAAGGGCGAGACAGCTTGCGGCTACGGGTGTCTCCGTCGCCGATTTGACCGTTTCCCGCCGTCCTGCGCGCACCCGGCTGCGTGCGCGACGAGTGGCGGCTTGGCGACCGGGTAAATTCCGCGCCACGGGGACgagtggagggagggagctgTGGGCTGGGCTCTGATCTGCGTTGTTTGTGGAATTGTGGGCTGTATGCTGGCGGGGAGTGAGCTGCTGCCGCTCCCGTCGTTCTCCCCGCGGGTGAAGCAGTCTCCCTGAAAAGGACTCCGCTGCCATGGCCAGGAGTAGGGGAACCCGATACAGATGTGTACTCAGAGTGGACTAAAATCTTGCAACAAATTCGATCGTTGGCTGCTTCTTACTGATGATTTTTTAGTTGCTTCGTAAGATTAGATGGCCCTCCAGTGATACAAGATCAGCAATTGGAGGCTGGCTACAACGAGTACGGGCCTAGGAAGTACTATAGGAACTACGGTAGCTATAACAAGCCGATACCGTGTGCTGTCGCCCGTGAGTGAGGTTGCTGCTCACGTCAACGAAATACAGGGCAATCAGACGAAAATTGAAGACATGAATGGGGGGAAGAAATCACACTTTGCTTACAACTACTGTATTCATCTTCATGTAGATATTCTGACTGGTGAAACATGTCCCTGCTCTTACCATCTTTGACACCAAGTATGGCAGGCAACATTTGGGTCAACGATTTGTTTATTGAAGCACCGTACCGCCATGCCACGTGATGGAAAACAGAGTAAATGAATGGTCAGTCACCAAACCTCCGGAACACCATGTGTGTCCCAAAGTACATGCTTTGCATACTAGGCTTTCGAATTCGATTATACTAGTATGTTAATCAGCTCGTGTTCATTGCTGTGAATACGATCAAGTATAGCACACACCCAAAATTTCCGGACTGATACGTACATTTAGTACACCTAGTGATAATTCACAAACTCTGCTTTCGTGCAAATAGTACAACAGAgccaaagaaaaggagaaaaaactAAAGGGCGAGATGGACTTTTTCTTTCCAAGCTACTCCAACGGCTAGGATCTAATCTCGCAGGAGGTTCAATTCCAAGAATTGGAAGACCGCGGGAACCAGCTGAGCTCGCCTTCGTCTAGCTTCATCAGGTCCTGCAAGCCATCCCAGAGCTGCTCCCCTGTTTCTTCCCctccgtgctgctgctgctgccacccCTGCGGCACGCGGGCCTCGACCAAGTCCTCGCTGgaaggcgagggcggcgaATACGTATCGGATGATTTAGCCGCGATGCTGCTCCCATCCCCGCCATTGCCGCTGGCGACGTCGTGCTGCTCGGGGAAGGGGAAATTGAGCTTGGCGCGCGGGCCGCGGAACTCGATGGCGGCGCGGTCGTACGCCctggcggcctcctcggcgGTGTCGAAGGTGCCCAGCCACTTGCgcacggcgcggcgcgggtcgCGGATCTCCGCCGCCCATTTCCCCCATGGCCGCTGCCTCACCCCGCGGTATTTGTTCTTCTtgttcctccgcctcctctgcggcccccctgctgcagctgctgttgctgctgccttgTGCGCGACAGTGTTGTGGTTGCCCAATGCGATCGCCTGATCGGCGGCgtccccgccgctgccgaagAACTCGCAGCCGAGGCACCCGTCCATGCCGCACACGAGGCACACCTCCGCGCGCGCAGGGaagagctccggcggcggcgtggtgtaCCCGGAGATGACGTGCAGCAGGGCGGCGACCATGGCGGCGTGCTCCTGCTCGGGGGAGAACATTCTGCTGCCGaatggtggcggtggctcGGCAATGGTGGAGCCCGGAGACGGGTCCTCGAAGTGGCCGTCGAATCGGATCATGTACTCCTGGTTCGCCCCCATTGTCGCCGCCGTGATGCTGAAGGTCATGTATGTCTGTCTGTTGaactgttgttgctgctgctgatggagCTCCTATGTGTGTCTGTCTGAACTCTCTGTTGCTGATGAGTGATGAGCAGGTGTTGTTGTTTGAAGTTAGCGGGAACTGGTGATGGCTGGGGGGAAGGTTTATAACAGAACGTTGACGTCGCAGGGCACGCGGCGCATACAGACAGACACAGGAGACCCGCCCCCTCCTCGTGCACTTTTAGCTAATCCAGAGCTGTTTTAGAGTAACGGGGACCGCGTGAGAAACGTGCGCGTTTATGGGCCTTGGGTTTCTTTATCCCGGTATTGCCCTTTGCTTGCCCTCTGGCTCGGGCGGGGGGGAGTGCGGGACAGCCTGTGGAGGCCTTCGGTGGTGTCACGTGAGGACGTTACGCCTGCGTGACGTTTTGTGGAATCATGGGATTGGATGGGGATTCAAGGATTCAAGAAGTCCGTCCGTTGAAAGGGTCAAAGCGAGGGGTCAAGCAGAAAGACGAGGATCGCGCAGGTGGTGTTGCCTTGGTTCGTCCGACGTGGCGCCAGAGGTCGGTGGCTGGCGGGTCCCTCCCGGGGGAAAGGCTTCCGGAAAATTTGCTGTATGCTTTGGACAGAAGAAAGTGTcttgttttttcctctttgTGTCTGGAGGCACCCTGTCCTATGTTCTTAGGACATTTCCATGGAACCTCAAATCCTTCatatttgtctaaatatgtcCATATGAAAGCTCATGAGCAAAATACAAATTCAATGGAACCCCCATTTATCCAAAAGTGATTCACACctctcatttttttcttcaaatttgGGGAGATTATTGGAATcatatttgtgcaaaactCATCCAAACCCAGTCCACTTGTTTTCTTGGCTCACATGTCAAGACTCATGAAGAAATAAATGGGATTTATCATTGGACAACTTGATACGGAGTATTTTGTTCATCCCATTTTCTCCAAAGACCACTCAAATAAACAAATGAGGAGGACAGACGGGGGATCatccttggagatgcccttgcATGTCATCAATCCAGATTCACGGTATTTCAGCCATGTGCTCATTAGCTGGATCACATCCATATGTAATTCAGGGGCACAGGTGCAGTTGTTGCTATAGTAACTATCTTCAACCGtcttgatttttatttattaactTAATACAATCACAATGACAAGTAtctttttaaagaaaaaaacaacaagTGCCAACACAGATGGACCTACACTCACACACAACAAGACAATTGGATATAagatataaaaaaaactttaccCAAACAACTCCGAAGGACGTGTTTAATTGGCCCTTATATATATACTTCTTCAAAGAGGGCATGTTagatttcattaagacaaCGTGTTGACTAAGAATTAATCTATTAATATGTGGCTTGTAAGatatgaaaccacaagtattaTAAAATACTTTGGATAACAAACCTAACGATACTAATTTCATACCACATGGAGTAAATCACATATTAACATAacaatttgtggtcaaagttttgtcttaatgaaatctAATATGCTCTCTTTCAAGAAACGAATGAGTACATGTGGTGAAAGTTTTGTCTTGATGAAATCTAAATATGCTCTCTtcaaagaaggaagaaaatgagTCTATACTAACATGTGAGGTAAGAAGTTTAGGATGTGTAACACGCCACCATGTGTGGGTATATTATGCATTCTGGCGTATTACGCATCTAAGTGTATAACATCTCGGGCGGGTAGTGTAATCAGTAAATCCATTCCTCACAAGGAAGGAGTTGATCAATAATCTGGAAGGCGTGGAGATGCCGGCCAGTACCTAAGGAACCGATGCGGATTACTGCGTACCGTCTCTGTATCAAAAAAAGTCACATTTTGAGATAGACGTTTAGTTTCTTTACATAACTAGAGGGAGGTTTAGCGGTAGCAAATTTAACTGCACAAGGAGAAGGAGGTAAAAGTAAACATTGTGATCCGCATGCAGAAATAACCTCCCTATAAACCTTGCACGTTTAGTTTAACTGTCTAGCCCTGTTGCTGAGCATGGCCTATACATATGTGCGTTTTTTATTCAAGGCACCAAAAATGAGGATCATGTTGCTTAATACCTAGAAAAGAAATCGATTTTAGTGCTCCAAGCCTCGCCATCATGGGGCCCATCGCAGGAACAAACAATAAATAATGTGTACTGGTAATAGACGAGATGCCCCGTCCCGTTTGGTAGCAAAGGCCCAAAGGCTGGTAGCTGGAGTTTAGCAGCGTGGGTGCGCGCGGAGCGGCCGAGTGGAGATAACTCGCTCATCTCACGGCTCAAAAGGCTGGAGTGAAAGCGACGAGGACAGATTGGAGACAGATCCCTGGGCGGCTGGGCGCCGGGCGTGCGTACGTACGTCCACGACggataattttgttttgttctgcGGTCAACGTCAAAACTTCGAATATCTTTGCGTTGGAGATTTACTGCTATGACAGCTAGTATATAGTATGGTTTTGATAAttaaagaattttttttgctggcaGATTGTACTTGTCGACCTAGTCGCTAGCTAGAACCTAATTGGCACGCGATTTTAGTCGAGCCTTACCTAAACGAGAAGCACAAAGTTTTCCATCCCACGACTTATATTGACGGAACTTAAATTTACCCGTAACGTCTGAACTTTTGATAGCTTTGCCTCTCTATCCACTTGAAACGAAAGGTGGCTTTGGATCACCTGGCAATGGTTTTCACGTTTCAGCACAGAAGACATCTAAATCGACATAAGAaagttcagaagaaaaaaaaatctctcgtTAACCTCATAAGAAAGTAGTATATTTTTGATACAGTTTTaccatatttatatttttgatCATCCAGACAAAGTagtcccacatgtcaggtcTACAAGGTAGTGTGGTGCCTCCACGTGGAGGTGCACCTACTAAATACTCTTCAGACcaggtttaaaattttgaagatAAGCGAAATTTGTAAATATCATTTTGGTTTTATCTTGATCAAAAAATCATTGAATTTTAGccaaattttgaccaaacttCGGTTGATTCAAATTTCATTTCTTTCCTTACAAACTGGCCTCACAAGTCAGATCAATGTGGTGCCATTCAATGCGGGCGACCACAAACTGGTGTAGATTAGACAGCTCGAGTGCGGGTGTCCCCTGCCAAGTCGGAAGCGGggattcaaaattttgatggGTACTTAAATTTCTTCCACCTCAGAATTTTGAACTACTAAAAAGTCAGTTTGGtgcaaatttatctaaattcaatgaaatttATAGGGTTGAACACAATATGTTGTTcgttccataaaaaaaatataaggcACACATATTTTCCGAGGTGTATATGACTTTAAGTGCATTAGTCCAGTTATACTTGTATTACCGAAACCTAAATTGATACAGTACAACttaaaagtatttttttagatgaattTAGGTATCAATCAACTTTGGATCACATACTAGTACCTTCATTCCAAAATAGTgcactcatatagatttgtgcacttggattAAGAcaactctcgtttctagtgcgtGACCATtcatattgggttaataataaatatatgtgagtagttattgaccgggtgcgggtaccaagaaaaaaatgaaatgttttgtgaaacaaatgagaaaaatctatacacgtCTTATTGTGgactggagggagtacaatcgAACAAACATAGTCCACTGTTATTAATCTTTAAAAGTACTTTCGCTTTTATATTTTTGAAGAGAGGAAGTACCATGGTTTTGATTTAACCCCTGATTTGTGCCCCTGCTTTGATTTCATAATGTATGTTCACACTACCTTGAGGTCGAGCGGCGATATCGAATCACACCAAACACTAGAAGTGTATAAACAAAAACGTGCTGCTCATTCTGGTCGGCGATGATCAGCAAGCCAATCATGTCGCATCTCCCCCCAAGGCCATGAGCCCATGAAGGTGGGGGCACGCAGAAGCCTCAGATTCTTTCAGGCGATAATTATTAGTCCTAAATCCCCTTCCGAAAAGAAGAAGGTACAAGTGCGTGTCCCGCCTCGGCACCATCTCGTCCCATATCTGCCGACCTCTTCTTCCTGTCGCTGTCACCAGGGGCCCTCTCTGGTTCAAAACCATGTGGGGATTTTCCTCTTCCGTGCAGATGCGATCTGATCCATGGATCACCGGCCGTGCGCATTGATGCGGCCTCGCGACAATCCAACAACGGCACAACGCATCGGGTGTCGTGCACGCACATTGCCACATGGGGAAAAGGATTAGCTGGAGTTTCTCATCTGATGCAGTCTGAACGACCGGCCGTATTCATGatgggtgtgtttggttgcccCGACTGCCGTTGCATCAATTGCATGGTGGGTGCAGCAGCCAAGGATGCAGCAGCTGGGATGCATAGTAGAACTGCAGTCCATTGTTTCGTGTGTTTTGCATACGAGAGCTGCAGCCGGCGGAAACACGGGAAGGAGAAACGGCCGGCGATCCAAATTGAATGGAATTAACCAAATAATTGAACACAGCGGAAAAATCCAACCAAAAGACGCAACAGCCATCAACCCAGTTCGTCAAATAAAATCAATTTGGCGAACTACGAGATCGGAAGGCGGATCCGCCGAAACCAAAATCAATTCGGGGAACAaatgaatttattttttaaaaccaGTGGGCACCCCCACCGATTTCCATTAGAGAAACCGCCGACAGGTATACAGGAGTTCATGacacaaaacagaaaaaaaaggaaacgaaAGAAGTACACGCAAAAGAACTGTCAACCGAAACAAAGATGAGATACATCCCACGCAGGGGAAGCAAAACATCTAGCCGGGAAGAAAACAAAGCCCAGGACATCCAGCCCGGCGACGCAGCCTTCACCCTTGTAGCCTTCGCCTCCCCGGAGCCCAGCCATGTCTTCTTGACAGCGCCTCATAGACCACCTGCAGCAGTGTCTTAACTCCCAGCTCAAACCTTCCTCACTTTGCTTTTCTCTGCAATATTATCCAGGATGAAAGATGGTTACTTATTTGGAAGATAACACTGGCGGGATCTTCAGGGAATAGGTTCTTGAAGCACGCAGCATTCCTAACTTTCCATGGAGTCCACACAACAGCTACCCCTCCACACAAGACCAGCTCACGGTCAGTTGTAAAAGAGTTAAGCCAACTACCCAggaaatcatgcatgcattccgGCGGCCTAACAAGCTGAAACGCAAACATGATCACTTGCCAAGCAAATTTGGCCAAGGGACAAGCAAACCGCAGATGGTCCACTGTTTCTTCCCTGCTGGAAAACATAAATTGAGCATTTCCATGCCAACCTCTCCTCAGCAGGTTGTCCTTGGTCAACACACTGTTCTTCACCAACAGCCAGATGAAGATTTTGACCGTGAGGGGGGTTTTGATGTCCAGATCCCTCTGTATTGCACAACAGCAGAAGCTGTTAACTGTATATACAGGGATCTGACAGTAAACACACCAGTGTTTCCAATCGTCCATCTGACAGAATCAGGTTCAGAACTCAACACCACACTATCAACAATCAGTTGTAGTTGTTCCCACTGGTCTATAGTCTCTCCAACCAACCTTCTTCTGAGTTGGATACAACCCAGGCCCTCAGTTTTAACTCTGTGTAGAGTAATATCTTTGGAGAAGGTGATCAGGAACAGTCTGGGGAAGGTGGAGGCCAAAGGCACCTGATTATGCCATCTGTCCTTCCAGAATAAAGTCTTTCTCCCATCTCCAACAATTCTGATAGAGTACTGCTGGAATAGATGGTTCACCCCCAGCAAACTCTGCCAAAATGGAGAGCAACCCACTCCTGAAGATTGAAGAGCCAACACTTTGTTATTCAAGTATTTCTTTGTCAGTATCTCTTGCCATGTTCCACAAGAATTTTCCAATTTCCAGAGCCATTTGCAAAAAGACTACGGTTCATGTCAGCCAAATCAAGGATGCCTAATCCCCCAGAGTCTTTAGGGAGGCATACAGTTGGCCAGTTCACCGGGTGGTATTTCTTCTTGCCAGCAGTTTCCTGCCACATCATCCTTGCTCTATGATAGTCCCATCTTTTCAGAACTCCTTTAGGTACTTTCAGGAAAGATAGCATATAAAAGGGCACACTACTCATACTTGCATTGATCAAAATAACTCTACCCCCAATAGACAGCAAGTTTCCTTTCCATCCAGCAAGCTTTTTCTCCGACTTCTCTTCAACTGGTTTCCATTGTTTGTTACTGAGCCTTTTCAAGTCAATAGGAATCCCCAAGTAAGTAAAGGGAACAAACGAATTACGAGATAGGAAATCGGATCCGGGACGGCTTGCGGCCGGGACGGCGGTGGTGCGGCGGCTGGAGCGGCTCGGGGacgggcggcggtggtggggcGGCCGCGGACCGCTGCGGATgggatggcggcggctcgcAGACGAGAGCGAAGACGGCGGCTCGTAGACGGGCGGCGAAGGTGGCGGCCGGTGCTTCTTGCGGCCGGCGACTGCCGGGGCGGCTCGGGGGCGGGTCCTGCAGCGGAGGAGACGGAGAGGTCGAGCGGAGGAGACgagggaggcggagcggcCGTGCCTGCACGAGAAAAACGCCCGATACCTGCGTTTTCTGAATGCAGGCTCTGGGTGGGCTTTTTGCATCGCGGGTGCAAGTGTCAGGTGCGATGCGAGCAACCGAACGGGCCAATTTTTGCATCGCGGTGCGAGCCAAGGCCTGCGCAGGGAACCAAACAGGCCCGATATAGTAGTACAACAGAGCACAAGCTGCGCCCGGTAACTAACGAGGAGAGCTTGTTTTCGTTATTTCGGTGACGACATTTACATGGCGAAACTGTAATTGCATTGCAAAACGAAAGTTCCGTTCATATAGATTCCGACCACTCTTGGGCCATATTcagatatatttttctactactccctccgtccaacaaaatatgttccaagtttgtgaaaatttgaatgtatctatgacttactgtatagatacatttaaatttagtcaaagttgaaacattCTTTGTTGGTGTTAGGcgagaaaaaaaacgaaaCTCTCTAAGGCAGAGAGTGTATTTCCTCAACGCGCCAGGGGAAGGAAAAGGATGCGGGCGTGCCAGTGTACTAATGtacacaaaaaaacaaagataaTAAAGTAGGgaaacatgtattttattaatCTCGTATCGAGAAACAAATTACAAGTTTTTTATAAATAATGCACTCCGTGTGGCCTGCTACCACGGCCAACATGACATGGACGATTGTGGTCTCCTGGTTCACGAGGCCTCGGAAATCTCCCGCTTAATTATGTCCGTAGGTCAAGCCTGCAGACCACCTCCGATTAAGCTGC includes:
- the LOC100834335 gene encoding ethylene-responsive transcription factor ERF109; protein product: MTFSITAATMGANQEYMIRFDGHFEDPSPGSTIAEPPPPFGSRMFSPEQEHAAMVAALLHVISGYTTPPPELFPARAEVCLVCGMDGCLGCEFFGSGGDAADQAIALGNHNTVAHKAAATAAAAGGPQRRRRNKKNKYRGVRQRPWGKWAAEIRDPRRAVRKWLGTFDTAEEAARAYDRAAIEFRGPRAKLNFPFPEQHDVASGNGGDGSSIAAKSSDTYSPPSPSSEDLVEARVPQGWQQQQHGGEETGEQLWDGLQDLMKLDEGELSWFPRSSNSWN